A portion of the Nitratidesulfovibrio termitidis HI1 genome contains these proteins:
- a CDS encoding aromatic amino acid transporter, with translation MTHCAHRPSVLGGTMIIAGTSVGAGMLALPTISAGMWFQWSVLILLLSWAMMLLSSQALLEVNLHYEPGASFHTLVKDTLGPSWSIINGAAVAFVLYILVYAYVSGGGSIVRHTLQVTIGHEPSKLVAGLTFALLLTACVWWSTWIVDRISVLMMGGMVLSFALSMSGMLSEIRAGVLFDMGAGGSGGGSAIFIWGALSTYLTSFCFHASVPSLVKYFGKEPGQINRCLVGGTIIALVCYLLWIVACDGTIPRAGFRDVIAAGGNVGDLVKAAGANLNSSFILRMLEAFSSLAVATSFLGAGLGLFDYMADLCKFDDSRAGRTKTTLITFLPPTLGGLLWPDGFLLAIGWAGLAATIWSVIIPAVMLRACRARRPSNGYRARGGNVTVPALLLFGIVTAICHTLFVFDVLPMYK, from the coding sequence ATGACGCATTGCGCACACCGCCCCAGCGTGCTGGGCGGCACCATGATCATCGCCGGTACATCCGTTGGCGCGGGCATGCTGGCACTGCCCACCATCTCCGCGGGCATGTGGTTTCAGTGGTCCGTACTCATCCTGCTGCTTTCGTGGGCCATGATGCTGCTCTCCAGCCAGGCGCTGCTGGAGGTGAACCTGCACTACGAACCGGGCGCCAGTTTTCATACCCTGGTCAAGGATACGCTGGGCCCGTCATGGAGCATCATCAACGGCGCGGCAGTGGCCTTCGTGCTGTACATCCTTGTCTACGCCTATGTCAGCGGTGGCGGGTCCATCGTGCGCCACACCCTGCAGGTGACCATTGGCCACGAGCCGTCCAAGCTGGTGGCCGGGCTGACCTTTGCGCTACTGCTGACCGCGTGCGTGTGGTGGAGCACCTGGATCGTGGACCGCATCTCCGTGCTCATGATGGGCGGCATGGTGCTCAGCTTCGCGTTGTCCATGTCGGGCATGCTGTCGGAAATCCGCGCCGGGGTGCTGTTCGACATGGGCGCGGGCGGCAGCGGCGGCGGCTCGGCCATCTTCATCTGGGGCGCGCTGTCCACCTACCTGACCTCGTTCTGTTTCCACGCCAGCGTGCCCAGCCTGGTCAAATACTTCGGCAAGGAACCGGGGCAGATCAACCGCTGCCTCGTGGGCGGCACGATCATCGCCCTGGTCTGCTACCTGTTGTGGATCGTGGCCTGCGACGGCACCATCCCCCGCGCCGGGTTCCGCGACGTCATCGCCGCGGGCGGCAACGTGGGCGACCTGGTCAAGGCCGCGGGGGCAAACCTGAACAGCAGCTTCATCCTGCGCATGCTGGAGGCGTTTTCGTCTCTGGCCGTGGCCACCTCGTTCCTGGGGGCGGGCCTGGGCCTGTTCGATTACATGGCCGACCTGTGCAAGTTCGACGATTCGCGCGCGGGCCGCACCAAGACCACCCTGATCACCTTCCTGCCGCCCACCCTGGGCGGACTGCTGTGGCCCGACGGCTTTCTGCTGGCCATCGGCTGGGCCGGGCTTGCCGCCACCATCTGGTCGGTGATCATTCCCGCCGTGATGCTGCGCGCCTGTCGTGCGCGCCGCCCCTCGAACGGCTACCGCGCCAGAGGGGGCAACGTCACCGTGCCCGCGCTGCTGCTGTTCGGCATCGTCACGGCCATTTGCCACACCCTGTTCGTGTTCGACGTCCTGCCCATGTACAAGTAG